A single region of the Acidithiobacillus acidisediminis genome encodes:
- a CDS encoding single-stranded DNA-binding protein, with protein MAGVNKVILLGHLGRDPEMRYQPSGAAIANLNLATSETFKDRDGNRQERTEWHRVVLFGRTAEIAGEYLKKGSMAYVEGRLQTRKWTDKEGQERYTTEIVGDRLQLVGGRGGGTANFDDGQSDQYGAAPTAPKSAARAPVEQFDDDDIPF; from the coding sequence ATGGCGGGAGTGAACAAAGTGATCTTACTCGGGCATTTGGGGCGCGATCCGGAGATGCGCTACCAGCCCAGCGGTGCGGCAATTGCCAACCTGAATCTGGCGACTTCCGAAACCTTCAAGGACCGGGATGGCAATCGGCAAGAGCGCACCGAATGGCATCGCGTGGTATTGTTTGGGCGGACCGCAGAGATCGCTGGCGAATACCTCAAGAAAGGCAGTATGGCCTATGTGGAGGGTCGGCTGCAGACGCGCAAATGGACCGATAAAGAGGGGCAAGAGCGGTACACCACCGAGATCGTCGGCGATCGCCTGCAATTGGTGGGCGGACGCGGTGGTGGCACGGCGAACTTTGATGACGGCCAGTCCGATCAGTACGGCGCTGCACCCACTGCGCCGAAGAGTGCCGCGCGTGCACCCGTGGAGCAATTCGATGATGATGACATACCGTTCTAG
- the uvrA gene encoding excinuclease ABC subunit UvrA, with protein sequence MDHIEIRGARTHNLKNINLRLPRDQLIVITGLSGSGKSSLAFDTLYAEGQRRYVESLSAYARQFLSLMGKPDVDAIEGLSPAIAIEQKSTSHNPRSTVGTVTEIHDYLRLLYARVGTPWCCGEPIQSQSIAQILEQILSWETGTRLLILAPVLRDRKGSHEEVFQGLRARGLVRARVDGQIYDLEEVPTLDPKRKHRIEAVVDRVVLREDLRGRLAESLESAMAMGEEEAIVVRLDEANEGRDHFFSARHACHQCGRSFPALEPRLFSFNNPAGACPRCDGLGEINIFDPRLLIPNPALSIADGAIAPWRQRQNDIILDLLAALAERLGFSLSGPWEDLPADTQQILLHGYPEPLPLRTRKGKNESQRYPGIIPSLERRLRETQSQLLREEILRYMGRLPCPDCGGSRLRLEARMVRVGELALPELSALSIEAAADYIGNLQLAGKDAVIAERILREIRDRLQFLMDVGLDYLTLDRSAETLSGGEAQRIRLASQIGAGLVGVMYVLDEPSIGLHQRDNDRLLQTLKRLRDLGNTVIVVEHDEDAIRAADYVVDMGPAAGVHGGEVVAHGHPALIARSAESLTGQYLRGDLCIATPERRRPHHPDRLLRLSGACGNNLQGVQLEIPLGLFTVITGVSGSGKSTLINDTLYPACSRRLMGSHLTPAPFEQILGLEHLDKVIAIDQSPIGRTPRSNPATYSGLFTAVRELFAGTTEARSRGYGPGRFSFNVKGGRCESCEGEGVLRVEMHFLPDVYVECDVCQGRRYKRETLEILYKGKSIHDVLQMTVEEAAEFFTAVPSISRKLSTLLDVGLGYVRLGQSATTLSGGEAQRVKLARELSRRDTGRTLYILDEPTTGLHFHDIALLLSVLQKLVDAGNTVIVIEHNLDVIKTADWLVDLGPEGGSKGGQIIAQGTPETVMTQKSSHTGYYLARHVLAEAKNKKG encoded by the coding sequence ATGGATCATATCGAGATTCGCGGCGCCCGCACTCACAACCTCAAAAATATCAACCTACGCCTACCCCGCGACCAGTTGATCGTCATCACCGGCCTCTCCGGTTCCGGAAAGTCTTCCCTCGCCTTTGATACCCTCTATGCCGAAGGACAGCGCCGCTATGTCGAGAGTCTCTCGGCATACGCCCGGCAGTTTCTATCGCTGATGGGCAAACCCGATGTCGATGCCATCGAGGGACTGTCTCCGGCAATTGCCATCGAACAGAAATCGACCTCCCACAATCCCCGCTCCACAGTCGGCACGGTTACCGAAATTCACGATTATCTGCGTCTTCTCTACGCGCGCGTGGGCACCCCCTGGTGCTGCGGAGAGCCCATCCAGAGCCAGAGCATTGCGCAAATATTGGAGCAGATTCTCAGTTGGGAAACGGGTACACGCCTGCTCATCCTGGCGCCGGTACTACGTGATCGCAAGGGCAGCCATGAAGAGGTTTTCCAGGGACTGCGGGCGCGTGGGCTGGTACGCGCGCGGGTCGACGGACAAATCTATGACCTGGAAGAGGTACCCACGCTGGACCCGAAACGGAAACATCGCATCGAGGCAGTGGTGGATCGTGTCGTCCTGCGGGAAGATCTGCGTGGGCGACTGGCGGAGTCCCTGGAAAGCGCCATGGCCATGGGGGAAGAGGAAGCGATTGTCGTGCGCCTGGACGAGGCCAACGAAGGAAGAGACCATTTTTTTTCGGCACGTCACGCCTGTCATCAATGCGGTCGCTCCTTTCCCGCCCTGGAACCACGGCTCTTTTCTTTCAATAATCCCGCCGGTGCCTGTCCGCGCTGTGACGGTCTGGGCGAAATCAACATCTTCGATCCCCGCCTGCTGATTCCCAATCCTGCCCTGAGCATTGCCGATGGGGCGATTGCACCCTGGCGCCAACGTCAGAATGACATCATCCTGGATCTTCTTGCTGCCCTCGCGGAGCGCCTGGGTTTTTCTCTCTCCGGCCCTTGGGAAGATCTGCCCGCAGATACCCAGCAGATCCTACTGCATGGCTATCCCGAGCCACTCCCGCTGCGAACACGGAAGGGAAAAAACGAAAGCCAACGCTACCCTGGCATCATCCCCAGTCTGGAGAGGCGGTTACGGGAGACCCAGTCGCAACTGTTACGTGAGGAAATTCTGCGCTATATGGGGCGCCTGCCCTGCCCCGATTGTGGCGGTAGCCGCCTACGTCTGGAGGCGCGCATGGTACGCGTCGGAGAACTCGCCCTCCCGGAGCTTTCTGCTCTGTCTATCGAAGCCGCAGCAGACTACATCGGCAACCTACAGTTGGCGGGAAAGGACGCCGTCATCGCCGAGCGCATTCTGCGCGAGATACGCGACCGGCTGCAGTTTCTCATGGATGTGGGTCTGGATTATCTGACCCTCGACCGTTCGGCGGAAACCCTCTCTGGCGGCGAGGCGCAGCGCATTCGCTTGGCGTCTCAGATTGGGGCGGGACTCGTGGGCGTGATGTATGTCCTCGATGAACCCTCCATTGGCCTGCATCAACGCGACAATGACCGACTTCTACAAACCCTGAAGCGCCTGCGCGACCTGGGTAACACCGTCATTGTGGTCGAGCATGATGAGGATGCGATTCGCGCTGCGGACTATGTCGTGGATATGGGACCAGCTGCCGGGGTGCATGGTGGCGAGGTCGTTGCGCATGGACATCCGGCCTTGATTGCCCGTAGCGCCGAGTCGCTGACCGGACAGTATCTGCGCGGCGACCTCTGTATCGCCACGCCGGAGCGGCGCCGTCCGCACCATCCCGATCGCCTGCTCCGACTAAGCGGCGCATGCGGGAACAATCTGCAAGGAGTGCAGCTCGAGATTCCGTTAGGGCTGTTCACGGTGATTACTGGAGTGAGTGGTTCGGGAAAGTCGACCTTGATCAATGATACCCTCTATCCCGCTTGTTCCCGCCGTCTGATGGGCAGTCACCTGACTCCAGCACCCTTCGAGCAGATCCTGGGTCTGGAGCATCTGGACAAAGTCATCGCCATTGACCAGAGCCCAATCGGGCGTACCCCGCGCAGCAATCCCGCCACATATAGCGGCTTGTTCACGGCGGTGCGAGAACTATTTGCCGGCACCACGGAAGCGCGCAGCCGAGGCTACGGTCCCGGCCGTTTCAGCTTCAACGTCAAGGGAGGACGCTGTGAGTCGTGCGAGGGAGAGGGGGTATTGCGGGTAGAAATGCACTTTCTCCCCGATGTGTATGTCGAGTGTGATGTCTGCCAGGGACGCCGTTACAAGCGCGAAACCCTGGAGATCCTCTACAAGGGCAAATCCATTCACGACGTCCTGCAAATGACTGTGGAAGAAGCCGCGGAGTTCTTCACCGCTGTGCCGAGCATCAGCCGTAAGCTCTCCACGCTACTCGACGTTGGCTTGGGCTATGTACGCCTGGGTCAGTCCGCGACCACGCTTTCCGGCGGCGAAGCACAACGGGTAAAACTCGCCCGTGAATTGTCCCGTCGCGATACCGGCCGCACCCTGTACATCCTGGATGAACCCACCACGGGCCTACACTTCCACGACATCGCCCTACTGCTGTCCGTCCTGCAAAAACTGGTGGACGCCGGCAATACCGTGATCGTCATCGAGCACAATCTTGATGTCATCAAGACGGCCGACTGGCTGGTCGATCTCGGGCCGGAGGGCGGCAGCAAGGGGGGGCAAATCATTGCACAGGGCACCCCAGAAACGGTGATGACGCAGAAATCCTCCCATACCGGCTATTATCTCGCGCGCCATGTTCTGGCAGAGGCTAAAAACAAGAAGGGCTGA
- the rplQ gene encoding 50S ribosomal protein L17, producing MRHGNSGKKLNRNSSHRRAMFANMMVSLFAHERIVTTLPKAKELRRFAEPMITLAKEPTVAGRRLAFSRLRDRAAVVKLFDDLGPHYKARPGGYLRIVKYGFRAGDNAPLAIVELVDRGANQGVS from the coding sequence ATGCGTCATGGCAATAGTGGAAAAAAGCTAAATCGTAATAGTAGCCATCGGCGGGCGATGTTCGCCAATATGATGGTTTCTCTTTTCGCCCACGAGCGGATTGTTACTACCCTGCCCAAGGCCAAGGAGTTGCGGCGTTTTGCCGAGCCCATGATCACGCTCGCGAAGGAGCCCACGGTCGCGGGGCGGCGTCTTGCCTTCTCTCGTCTGCGTGATCGCGCTGCGGTCGTAAAATTGTTCGATGACCTGGGGCCGCACTATAAGGCTCGTCCGGGCGGCTACCTACGCATCGTCAAGTATGGCTTTCGGGCGGGCGACAATGCCCCACTGGCCATTGTGGAACTCGTGGATCGCGGAGCCAATCAAGGCGTTTCCTGA
- a CDS encoding DNA-directed RNA polymerase subunit alpha, with amino-acid sequence MAEVGELLCPQSYEIEKTAEHSARISLGPLERGFGHTLGNALRRILLSSLKGVAVTEVEIEGVLHEYSSLEGVQEDVVDILLNLKQLAIRSHRHEAQTITVRKRGPGPVTGADIVAEHGVEVANPAQVIATLTRDVEMVMHLRLDFGRGYQAAATRPRDHEKRIGVLALDASFSPVRRVSFQVESARVEQRTDLDRLVLDVETNGTIEPLLAVQEAARILRRQLDVFVGAESPVAEETRSVAVVEDLMPLLERTVDDLELTVRSANCLKAEDIFYIGDLVQKSEQELLKAPNLGRKSLNEIKEILAGKGLSLGMRLQNWPPENLPPLGSKSAVEAD; translated from the coding sequence ATGGCTGAAGTTGGCGAGCTGTTGTGTCCGCAGAGTTATGAAATCGAGAAGACCGCTGAGCATTCTGCACGAATCAGCTTGGGCCCTCTCGAGCGCGGTTTTGGGCACACCCTGGGTAATGCGTTGCGGCGGATTCTCTTGTCGTCTCTGAAAGGGGTCGCGGTTACCGAGGTTGAAATTGAAGGCGTCTTGCACGAGTACTCTAGTCTGGAAGGGGTGCAGGAGGATGTCGTTGACATTCTTCTCAACCTCAAGCAGCTCGCCATACGTAGTCATCGCCATGAGGCGCAGACGATTACCGTGCGCAAGCGCGGGCCCGGACCGGTGACCGGGGCAGATATCGTGGCAGAGCATGGCGTCGAAGTCGCGAATCCGGCGCAGGTAATTGCTACCCTGACCCGCGACGTGGAGATGGTCATGCATCTGCGTCTGGACTTCGGACGTGGCTACCAAGCAGCGGCAACGCGGCCGCGGGATCACGAAAAGCGCATCGGCGTACTGGCCCTGGACGCGAGCTTCAGCCCGGTGCGGCGGGTAAGTTTTCAGGTAGAGAGTGCGCGGGTTGAGCAGCGTACCGATCTGGACCGCTTGGTGCTGGATGTGGAAACCAACGGCACCATCGAGCCTTTGTTGGCTGTACAGGAGGCCGCAAGAATCTTGCGGCGGCAACTGGATGTGTTCGTCGGTGCGGAATCCCCGGTAGCCGAGGAGACCCGCAGTGTTGCGGTGGTCGAGGATCTGATGCCGCTGCTGGAGCGTACCGTCGACGATCTCGAGCTTACGGTTCGCTCGGCCAATTGCCTCAAGGCGGAAGACATTTTCTACATCGGCGATCTGGTACAGAAGTCGGAGCAGGAGCTGCTGAAGGCACCAAATCTGGGACGCAAGTCTCTTAATGAAATCAAAGAAATACTGGCAGGGAAAGGGCTTTCCCTCGGGATGCGGCTGCAGAACTGGCCGCCGGAAAACCTGCCACCGCTGGGCAGCAAGAGTGCTGTGGAAGCGGACTAA
- the rpsD gene encoding 30S ribosomal protein S4, producing the protein MAKYTGPSCRQCRREGGKLFLKGEKCFSDKCPVVVRAYAPGQHGQRRGRVSEYGTQLREKQKVRRVYGVLEGQFRRYFATASQKKGVTGELLLRLLELRLDNVAYRLGFGASRAEARQVVRHGHVTVNGRRVDIPSYQVRAGDVLAVAEGAKAHARILGAVEAAEGRGFPEWLSVDSKALTATVKAVPVRDEMPQDLNEQMVVELYSK; encoded by the coding sequence GTGGCTAAATATACCGGGCCGAGTTGCCGTCAGTGTCGGCGCGAGGGTGGGAAGCTCTTTCTCAAGGGCGAAAAATGTTTCTCCGATAAGTGCCCGGTGGTCGTGCGCGCTTACGCGCCAGGCCAGCATGGGCAACGACGTGGGCGGGTTAGCGAGTACGGTACGCAGCTGCGGGAAAAGCAAAAAGTACGGCGGGTCTACGGCGTTCTTGAGGGGCAGTTTCGGCGCTATTTTGCCACGGCATCGCAGAAAAAGGGCGTGACCGGTGAACTGTTGCTGCGCTTGCTCGAGCTGCGGCTGGACAATGTCGCCTATCGATTGGGCTTCGGTGCCTCTCGTGCCGAAGCACGGCAGGTCGTACGCCATGGTCATGTTACCGTGAACGGGCGGCGGGTAGATATTCCGTCCTATCAGGTGCGTGCTGGCGATGTTCTTGCAGTTGCGGAAGGCGCGAAAGCGCATGCGCGGATTTTGGGTGCTGTCGAGGCAGCCGAGGGGCGTGGGTTTCCGGAGTGGCTGAGCGTCGATAGCAAGGCACTGACGGCCACTGTGAAGGCCGTCCCGGTGCGCGATGAGATGCCGCAGGATCTGAACGAACAGATGGTGGTGGAACTCTACTCCAAGTAA
- the rpsK gene encoding 30S ribosomal protein S11 → MAKTQTNVRVRKKVKKNVVDGVAHIYASFNNTIITISDRQGNALAWASAGGSGFRGSRKSTPFAAQVAAENAGRRAQEYGLKNLDVEVSGPGPGRESTVRALHSVGFRITSIRDVTPIPHNGCRPPKKRRV, encoded by the coding sequence ATGGCAAAGACACAAACTAACGTTCGCGTGCGCAAGAAAGTCAAAAAGAATGTCGTTGACGGCGTCGCGCACATCTACGCCTCATTTAACAATACCATCATCACCATTAGTGATCGTCAGGGTAATGCGCTGGCTTGGGCCAGTGCGGGTGGATCCGGCTTCCGCGGCTCGCGCAAAAGCACCCCGTTTGCAGCACAGGTTGCGGCGGAAAATGCCGGCCGGCGGGCGCAGGAATATGGGCTCAAAAATCTGGACGTCGAGGTGAGTGGGCCAGGGCCGGGGCGTGAGAGTACGGTACGCGCGCTGCACTCCGTTGGCTTTCGCATCACCAGTATCCGTGATGTGACGCCTATCCCCCATAATGGCTGCCGTCCGCCCAAGAAGCGGCGCGTTTAA
- the rpsM gene encoding 30S ribosomal protein S13 yields MARIAGVNIPNNKQIGVALTYIYGIGSTRARDILAAAEVESGIRVKDISEGELERIRTEVGKYIVEGDLRREVTMSIKRLMDLGCYRGIRHRRGLPVHGQRTKTNARTRKGPAKPIAR; encoded by the coding sequence ATGGCCCGCATTGCTGGTGTCAATATTCCGAATAATAAGCAGATCGGTGTCGCGTTGACCTATATCTATGGAATTGGATCGACCCGCGCGCGGGACATTCTGGCCGCAGCAGAGGTGGAGTCCGGCATCCGGGTAAAAGACATCAGCGAGGGCGAGCTGGAACGTATCCGTACTGAGGTCGGCAAGTATATTGTTGAAGGCGATCTGCGCCGTGAGGTGACCATGAGCATCAAGCGGCTCATGGATCTCGGTTGTTATCGCGGTATTCGTCATCGCCGCGGCCTTCCCGTTCATGGTCAGCGTACAAAGACCAACGCCCGTACCCGCAAGGGCCCAGCCAAGCCCATCGCTCGCTGA
- the rpmJ gene encoding 50S ribosomal protein L36, producing MKVRASVKKLCRNCKIIRRNGVVRVICVEPRHKQRQG from the coding sequence ATGAAGGTCCGGGCATCGGTAAAAAAGTTGTGTCGTAATTGCAAGATCATTCGTCGCAACGGGGTTGTGCGGGTAATTTGTGTCGAACCTCGGCACAAGCAACGGCAGGGGTGA
- the infA gene encoding translation initiation factor IF-1, with the protein MAKEDTLEMQGEVIENLPSATFKVRLENGFVVNAHISGKMRMHYIRILPGDKVTVEMTPYDLSKGRITYRAK; encoded by the coding sequence ATGGCCAAGGAAGACACTCTCGAAATGCAGGGAGAAGTCATAGAGAACCTGCCGAGTGCTACCTTCAAGGTGCGCTTGGAGAATGGATTCGTGGTCAATGCACATATCTCGGGCAAAATGCGTATGCACTACATTCGTATCTTGCCCGGAGACAAGGTAACCGTGGAGATGACGCCTTACGATCTTAGTAAGGGCCGCATCACCTATCGCGCCAAGTAA
- a CDS encoding adenylate kinase — translation MAGTGHIILLGAPGVGKGTQAKVIAAELGLPHVSTGDMLRASVAAGTELGKRAKAVMESGALVNDELVLGVVAERLRAEDAARGVVFDGFPRTVVQAEGLKALLEASGGLGIAHVIHIILDSEEIVERLSGRRVCRDCGAIYHVRFQPPKHEGRCDRCGGELFQRDDDRPEVIRYRLAVYEKETAPLVAFYRQQPGYAEVDGNGSTAAVTDRIRCFLE, via the coding sequence ATGGCCGGTACGGGACATATCATTCTGCTCGGCGCGCCCGGTGTCGGGAAAGGCACGCAAGCAAAAGTCATTGCCGCTGAGTTAGGCTTGCCTCACGTTTCGACTGGTGATATGCTCCGCGCCTCCGTTGCTGCCGGTACCGAACTGGGTAAGCGCGCTAAGGCCGTAATGGAATCCGGCGCGCTGGTGAATGATGAATTGGTTCTTGGCGTGGTGGCGGAGCGCTTGCGTGCAGAGGATGCTGCGCGCGGCGTTGTGTTTGACGGATTTCCTCGGACGGTCGTCCAGGCGGAAGGTTTGAAAGCGCTGCTGGAAGCGTCTGGCGGGTTAGGCATCGCGCATGTGATCCACATTATCCTGGATAGTGAAGAGATCGTTGAGCGCTTATCCGGGCGCCGAGTGTGTCGAGACTGTGGCGCGATCTACCACGTTCGTTTCCAGCCGCCAAAACACGAAGGGCGTTGTGATCGTTGTGGTGGAGAATTGTTTCAGCGGGACGATGATCGGCCTGAGGTGATACGCTATCGCCTGGCAGTGTACGAAAAGGAAACGGCACCATTGGTGGCGTTCTATCGGCAGCAGCCGGGCTATGCGGAAGTTGATGGTAACGGCAGCACCGCTGCGGTTACGGACAGAATTCGCTGTTTTTTGGAGTAA
- the secY gene encoding preprotein translocase subunit SecY has protein sequence MASSLGALGNAAQGAGNIAELRKRILFLLGALLVFRIGAHIPVPGIDPAAMASFFHQEQGTILGMFNMFSGGALSRLTVFALGIMPYISASIIFQLAGSVVPQLEELKKEGEAGRRKITEYTRYATVGLSLLQGLGIAVAIEKMHGGSIPVVIDPGPLFLFTTTITLSAGTVFLMWLGEQITERGIGNGISMIIFAGIVAGLPQALATMLELVRTGQFQPLFALAIFALALIVLAFVVFMESAQRRIPIQYAKRQVGRKIYGGQSTHMPLKVNMSGVIPPIFAMSILLLPATLAGWFSHVPGMEWLARFGQALSPGTTLYDVVFTTAIVFFAFFYTAMVFNPRETADNLKKSGAFVPGLRPGEQTAKYMDRVLSRLTLWGAIYLTLVCLLPEFLITEYNVPFYFGGTSLLIVVVVMMDLMAQIQSHLLTHRYEGLLRKSGQQGKR, from the coding sequence ATGGCAAGCAGTCTCGGCGCTCTGGGGAATGCGGCACAAGGTGCCGGCAATATCGCCGAGCTGCGCAAGCGGATACTCTTTCTTCTCGGCGCATTGCTGGTTTTTCGGATTGGCGCCCATATTCCGGTGCCGGGAATTGATCCTGCCGCCATGGCCTCCTTTTTCCATCAGGAGCAGGGCACCATTCTCGGCATGTTTAACATGTTTTCCGGAGGGGCGCTGTCCCGTCTGACGGTCTTTGCCCTCGGGATCATGCCTTATATCAGCGCGTCCATCATTTTTCAGCTCGCCGGGTCGGTCGTGCCGCAGCTCGAGGAGCTCAAGAAGGAGGGAGAGGCGGGTCGGCGGAAGATTACCGAATACACTCGCTATGCCACGGTTGGGCTATCCCTGCTGCAAGGCTTGGGGATTGCTGTGGCCATTGAGAAGATGCATGGCGGCAGTATTCCGGTGGTCATCGATCCAGGTCCGTTATTCTTGTTCACCACCACCATCACCTTGTCAGCAGGTACGGTTTTTTTGATGTGGCTGGGTGAGCAGATTACCGAGCGTGGGATCGGCAACGGGATCTCAATGATTATTTTCGCCGGCATCGTCGCAGGCTTACCGCAGGCCTTGGCCACGATGCTGGAGTTGGTGCGCACTGGGCAGTTTCAGCCACTCTTCGCTTTGGCGATTTTTGCCTTGGCGCTGATCGTTTTGGCATTTGTCGTATTCATGGAGAGCGCCCAGAGGCGCATCCCGATTCAATATGCAAAACGGCAGGTCGGACGCAAGATCTATGGTGGGCAGAGCACCCATATGCCCCTGAAGGTCAATATGTCCGGTGTGATTCCCCCCATCTTTGCGATGAGTATTCTGCTGTTGCCAGCCACTCTCGCTGGCTGGTTTTCCCATGTCCCGGGCATGGAGTGGCTCGCTCGCTTTGGGCAGGCCTTGAGCCCCGGAACCACGCTGTACGACGTGGTGTTTACCACGGCCATTGTGTTCTTTGCGTTCTTTTATACGGCCATGGTCTTCAACCCGCGGGAGACGGCAGATAACCTGAAGAAATCGGGGGCCTTCGTGCCTGGCTTGCGCCCTGGCGAACAGACCGCGAAATATATGGATCGGGTACTCAGCCGTTTGACACTGTGGGGGGCGATATACCTGACCCTGGTCTGTTTGCTGCCGGAGTTCCTGATCACCGAATATAACGTTCCCTTCTACTTTGGTGGGACCAGCCTATTGATCGTGGTCGTGGTGATGATGGATCTCATGGCGCAAATTCAGAGCCATTTGCTCACGCACCGCTATGAGGGCTTGCTGCGTAAGAGCGGTCAGCAAGGCAAACGGTAG
- the rplO gene encoding 50S ribosomal protein L15 has product MKLNTIAPAPGAKKDRVRVGRGIGSGLGKTAGRGHKGQHARSGGYHKVGFEGGQMPLQRRIPKRGFRNAGAATVVEVTLDMLHNAAISGVVDLEALRLRRFVRGDCDAVKVICTGKVEAALTIKGLRVSAGARRAIEAAGGQVEE; this is encoded by the coding sequence ATGAAATTGAATACGATCGCTCCAGCGCCTGGTGCAAAAAAGGATCGTGTGCGCGTCGGGCGCGGTATCGGTAGTGGGTTGGGCAAGACCGCTGGTCGTGGCCACAAGGGGCAGCACGCTCGCTCTGGCGGCTATCACAAGGTGGGTTTCGAAGGCGGACAGATGCCGCTGCAGCGGCGCATCCCCAAGCGTGGGTTTCGTAATGCTGGGGCCGCGACGGTAGTCGAGGTCACCCTCGATATGCTCCACAATGCCGCGATCAGTGGCGTCGTCGATCTCGAGGCATTGCGGCTGCGTCGCTTCGTGCGGGGCGATTGTGATGCCGTCAAGGTGATCTGCACGGGCAAAGTCGAAGCCGCACTTACGATAAAGGGCCTGCGGGTCAGCGCTGGCGCGCGGCGTGCCATCGAGGCCGCCGGTGGGCAAGTAGAGGAATAA
- the rpmD gene encoding 50S ribosomal protein L30, with the protein MSKTLRVTLVRSLIGITEKHRATVRGLGLRRTGHSVELVDSPEVRGMIRKIPYLLRWEELS; encoded by the coding sequence ATGAGTAAGACGCTACGGGTGACCTTGGTCCGCAGTCTCATTGGGATCACCGAAAAACATCGCGCCACGGTCCGTGGTCTCGGACTGCGGCGAACGGGTCACAGTGTTGAGCTGGTCGATTCGCCGGAAGTGCGTGGTATGATTCGTAAGATTCCATATCTTTTGCGTTGGGAAGAATTGTCATGA
- the rpsE gene encoding 30S ribosomal protein S5 — MARENRDSQQPSDGMLEKLIHINRVSKVVKGGRQFGFAALMVVGDGDGKVGFGRGKAKEVPAGIQKATDQARRYLTQVPLMRGTIPFPVEGRHGAARVILRPAPEGSGVIAGGAMRAVCEAVGLRNVVAKSLGSNNPINVVRATFDAFSKLATPQSIAMKRGKTLKEIRGQGSTGDE, encoded by the coding sequence ATGGCAAGAGAGAATCGCGACAGCCAGCAACCCAGTGATGGGATGTTGGAAAAGCTTATTCACATCAATCGCGTGTCTAAAGTCGTCAAGGGTGGGCGTCAATTCGGCTTCGCCGCTCTGATGGTGGTCGGCGACGGCGATGGTAAAGTTGGTTTCGGACGAGGCAAGGCGAAGGAAGTACCCGCCGGTATTCAGAAGGCCACCGATCAGGCACGGCGCTATCTGACCCAGGTACCCCTCATGCGCGGCACGATTCCTTTCCCAGTAGAGGGACGCCACGGTGCGGCGCGCGTCATCCTGCGCCCGGCTCCAGAGGGTAGTGGAGTCATCGCGGGCGGCGCCATGCGCGCGGTCTGTGAGGCGGTTGGGTTGCGCAATGTCGTCGCCAAGTCTCTCGGGTCGAATAATCCCATCAATGTGGTGCGCGCGACCTTTGATGCCTTCTCCAAGCTGGCAACGCCGCAGTCGATTGCCATGAAACGGGGAAAGACCCTGAAAGAAATTCGTGGGCAAGGGAGTACTGGCGATGAGTAA
- the rplR gene encoding 50S ribosomal protein L18, whose product MDKNISRLRRARKTRARIAAQGKLRLAVFRSGKHIYAQIIDDSQGRVLTQASSAEKDLRSSVKNGGNAESAALIGKRVAEKAKGLGITEVAFDRSGYRFHGRVKALAEAARESGLSF is encoded by the coding sequence ATGGACAAGAACATCAGTCGTCTCCGGCGGGCTCGCAAAACCCGCGCGCGGATCGCCGCACAAGGCAAACTGCGCCTTGCGGTATTTCGTTCTGGAAAGCATATCTACGCCCAGATTATCGACGACAGCCAGGGGCGCGTACTCACCCAGGCCTCCTCGGCGGAGAAGGATCTGCGCAGCAGCGTCAAAAATGGTGGTAATGCCGAAAGTGCTGCACTGATTGGCAAGCGGGTAGCCGAGAAGGCGAAGGGTCTCGGTATCACTGAGGTTGCCTTTGACCGCAGCGGGTATCGTTTTCATGGCCGGGTCAAGGCCCTCGCCGAGGCAGCCCGCGAAAGCGGCCTGTCCTTCTGA